The window AGCGTATCGAGATACGTCAAGGGCGTTTTTCTGCCGTTGCCAAAACTATTTTGAGTGAAAAAAACGGTCAAGTTTGCGGAATTTTAGCCGATATAGGGGTATCCTCTTTGCAATTAGACATTCGAGAACGGGGGTTTTCGTATGAGAGTGATTGTTTGGATATGCGGATGGACCCCAATGCAACTCTTAGTGCTCATGAGGTAGTGAACACCTATTCTCAGAGTGAATTAGAGAAAATATTACGTGATTATGGTGAAGTGACTAACGCACGTGCGGTTGCTGAGACGATGGTGAAAAAACGCCCCTTTGAGTCAGCAAAAGAGCTCTCTAATGCGATTTTTCATCTCATGCCCAAGGGAAAAAAAATCCATCCAAGCACGTTAGTGATGCAAGCGATTCGGATAGAGGTCAATGATGAGTTGGGGGAACTAACACGGTTATTGGATGCGATTGAGCAATCATCCCTCAAACAGTTGCGTGTCGGGATTATTACGTTTCACTCTTTGGAAGATAGAATCGTCAAACAGCGTTTTACTCAATGGGCAAAAAATTGTATTTGTCCTGATGATGCGATGCGGTGTACGTGCGGAAACAATCACTCTATCGGTAAAGTGATTACCAAAAAACCGCTAACAGCCCAAGAGGATGAACTCCGTGCGAACTCACGCAGTCGAAGTGCAAAATTGAGAGTTTTTGAGATAAATAGATAGGTTTGTAATGAGTGATAAACACGATATCTTAGCAGAGACACAATCGATTATCGTCCCTGATGAATCAATGGGATTACGATTTTTGATAAATGTGGGGATGGGAATATTTTTAATCTTGATGGTGGCATTCCCCAAAATTTTTATCCAGACACAAATCTATTTTAAAAGCCGCGAAATTTCAACACTCAGCCGTGAACATGATGCTCTAAAAGAAGAGAATCGTATTATCCGCGCCAAAGTAGAACAGATGGTCTACAAAAATAAAATACTTGATACGTTGTTTTAAGTAGGAAAAAAAAGGTCGAGGGGTAATTAATCCCTCGACCACTGCCACTCCATCAAATCAATAGAAAAGCTGTACTTGCAAAAGAAATTATAACACAATCGATATGAAATTTATCTCTTTTTGGAACTTATTTTTCTCATTTGCACTAAGCTCAAGGAAATATCGCTTCACGAGGAAAAAGAGGATAGAAGGATATTAAACGCTTAGAAAAAAGGTAAAAAAGTGTCCGGCACTTTTATGTTTATGCTTTTGTAAATTGTATTTTAGTACGGGACAAGCAAGAATACTAGAACGAATCAGCCGTGAGATGAAAATCGGCATATTTTGTGGTTACTAAAATTTACGGTATAATTTCTTGTACAGCAATGATAGTCCTCTTTCCGTCTGATTAACGGATAGAAAAATGTGGCGAGGTAGAAATACCTCGCCTTTTTTTTTGCCAATTTTTTGGCAGGTAGGGTGGATGTGGGTAGCATTTCTCAAACGGAGGGCTATTTAATTGTTGTTACGCCTATGGATAGTATTTTTGGTGTTGATGGTGCTTGCACCTGCTCTGCATTAATCAAAAACGAGGGATTAATCACCCCTCGGACTATCCTCTTCTCTTTTTTACTCTCGCGGGATTGTCCCTAACTGTTTTTCTCCTTTGACCTCGTGACAGTAGCCCAATGGATTGAAGGTATTCGGCACTTTTATGCTTCATATATCCAAAAAAACTGGGACGAATTAACATTTTACGCCAGACCCCTATGACTTGTCGAAGGGTAACGGAATATC of the Sulfuricurvum sp. genome contains:
- the rsmH gene encoding 16S rRNA (cytosine(1402)-N(4))-methyltransferase RsmH, yielding MENTPHIPVLYREVVEAYKSCEKGIVIDCTLGYGGHTSLLLEASSQRNVIGIDQDPTAIAFSTRRLESYGERIEIRQGRFSAVAKTILSEKNGQVCGILADIGVSSLQLDIRERGFSYESDCLDMRMDPNATLSAHEVVNTYSQSELEKILRDYGEVTNARAVAETMVKKRPFESAKELSNAIFHLMPKGKKIHPSTLVMQAIRIEVNDELGELTRLLDAIEQSSLKQLRVGIITFHSLEDRIVKQRFTQWAKNCICPDDAMRCTCGNNHSIGKVITKKPLTAQEDELRANSRSRSAKLRVFEINR